Sequence from the Acidimicrobiales bacterium genome:
GTGCCGCGGCGGCCCCGGGGGTGTCGTGGCCGGTGGCGGCGCGCGGAGGTGCCGATCCGTTCGCAGCGGCGGCCTTCTTGGGCGCCTGGGCCCGCTTGTCGGGGGCGAGGACCATGATCATGTTGCGACCGTCGACCTTGGGCGCCGCCTCCACCTTGGCGGCCGACCCCACCTCCTCCGCCACCCGGTTGAGGATCTTCAGACCGAGCTCCTGGTGGCTCATCTCGCGCCCCCGGAACATGATGGTGATCTTCACCTTGTGGCCCTGGGAGAGGAACTTGCTCACCTGGCGGGTCTTGGTGTCGAAGTCCCCGGGCCCGATCTTGGGCCGGTACTTCATCTCCTTTATCCCGACGTTGGAGGTCTTGCGCCGAGACTCCTTCGCCCGCTGTGCCGCGTCGAACTTGTACTTCCCGTAGTCCATGATGCGGCAGACCGGCGGGTTGGCCATCGGGGCCACCTCGACGAGGTCCAGGTCGGCCTCACGTGCGATGTGCAGGGCCTCGGGGAGGGACTTGATGCCCAGCTGCGTCCCGTCGGCGGCGACCAGGCGGACCTCACGGGCCCGTACCCGGTCGTTGATCCTGGTCTCGTTGGCGCCCGCTGCGGCGATGCGGCATCCCCTCCTCGGGATCGTGCCCTTTCGCGAGAAAGGGCAGGCGTCGGAAGCAACGCCCGCCCTCGGCGGCCATTCGACCCGGGCACTCGGCGGAGATCCGGTGGTCGGGTGGGGGCTCCGTGTCGGCCGGATCCCCGCTTCCAGGTTCGGTTTTGTGGAATAGGGTACCAGCGATGGGCACGCTGTGGACACCCGGAGGCGAGCGCCCCGTCGGCGGCGCCACCGCCCCACCGCCCCGAGCCGAGGCCGGCCCGCCGCCCGGTCCCGGCGCCGCCGGGCCGGAGACCGAGGCCGAGCTGGAGGCCCGGATGGACGAGTTGCGCCGGCAGCTGGCGGAGACGCCGGCGTCGGTGGTCATCGCCAACCACTGCTTCGGGCTGTTCGAGCTGGCCGCCCTCCACCTCTCGCTCCAGCCTCCGCAGCTGGACCAGGCCCAGCTCGCCATCGACGCCCTGGGCGCCGTCGTGGACGGGCTCGCCGGTCGCCTCGGCCAGGAGGAGGAGACGGTCAGGGACGGCCTGGCCCAGCTCCGCCTCGCCTACGTCCAGCTGAAGACGGCCACGACCGGCGCCAACCCCGCCCCCTCCCCGTCGGACTAGGAGACTGGTGTCGAACCCGGCTCCTCCTGCCGGACGGTTACGGAGCGGCCGAGAAAGCGCTGCTCAGGCCACCCGAGCCGTTCGGCCGCGTCAGCGGCCGACCCGTTCGACACCGGTCTCCTAGGCCCGGGCCCCTCGTTCTCGCACGTTCGCCGCCTCCGGCTTGCCGCGGGGGTCGGTGACCTCCTCGTACTCGACGTCGGCACCGACCGGGACGGTGCGGGTGCCGTCGGCGATGGCCGTGCAGTGGAAGAACAGCAGGCGCCCGTCGCCGGTGGCGATGTGGCCCCAGCCCTTGTGGTCGTCGTAGTCGGCGACCCGTCCCCATTCCGTCAATGCACGATCTTGGAGAGCGGGAGCTCGATGATGTCGGTGGCGCCCGAGTCGCGCAGCGCCGGGATGAGGATGTTGATCTCGCTCTTGGGCACCACCGTCTCCACCGCGTAGCCGGCGCCGCCGAACAGCTGGGACACCGTCGGCGCCCGCATGGCGGGGAGGAGCTCGATGACGCCGTCCAGCTGGTCGACGCCCACGTTGAGCTTCACCAGGACCTTGCCGCGGGCCTCCAGCGTGCCCTGGAGGAGGGTGAGGATCTGGGTCATGGCGTGCCGCTTGGCCGGGTCGTCGCACGCCTCCGGGTTGGCGATCAACTCAGTGTAGGAGACGAGGATGGTGTCGACGATCCGCAGGCCGGCGGCCTTCAGGGCCCGGCCCGTCTCGGTGATCTCGACCACGGCGTCGGCGATGTCGGGCACCTTGGCCTCGGTGGCGCCGTAGGAGAGGGTGACCTCGGCCTTCACCCCGTGCTCCTCCAGGTACCTGCCCGTGAGCTCGGGGTACTCGGTGTGCACGCGGGCGCCGTCGGGGAGGTCGGCGACGGTCCGCACGGCGGAGTCGGCGGCTACGGCCAGGACCACCCGGATGGGGCGGGCCGTGGCCTTGGAGTAGTGCAGCTCGCCGAGCGACACGACGGTGCTGGACGTCTCCTCGATCCAGTCCCGCCCGGTGATGCCGAGGTCGAACAGGCCCTCGGCCACGTACCGGGGGATCTCCTGGGGGCGCAGGATGCGGACGCTGTCGATGCGGGGGTCGTCGATGGTGGCCGAGTAGTCGACGGCCGAGCTCCGCCGCACGGGGAGGTCGGCCTCCTCGAACAGCTTGAGGGTGGAGGACTCGAGCGACCCCTTGGGGAGGACCAGTCGCAGCACTCCGCTACCCCGCCCCGCCGGCCGGTGGCTTGGGGAGCTGGCGCACCACGTCGACCATCTCGACGGCGGCGACGGCGGCGTCGAAGCCCTTGTTGCCGGCCTTGCCGCCGGCCCGGTCGAGGGCCTGCTCCACGGTGTCGGTGGTCAGCACGCCGAAGATGACCGGCACGCCGGTGTCGAGCTGGGCCCGCTGGAGCCCGGCCGCGCACTGGCCGGCGACGAGGTCGAAGTGGGGCGTGGCGCCCCGGATGACGGCGCCCACGCACACCACGGCGTCGTACTCGCCGGACGACGCCAGGCGGGCGGCGACCAGCGGCAGCTCGAATGCGCCGGGCACCTCGGCCACGGTGATCGAGCCGCCGTCCACCCCGTGGCGCACCAGGCCGTCGCGGGCGCCGGCCAGCAGGCGCTCGGTGACCAGGTCGTTGAACCGGCTGCACACCACGGCCACCCGGAGGCCGTCGCCCCGGAGCTGACCCCTAATCGTCGTCATCTAGACCCTCCAGGTGATGGCCGAGGCGGTCGCGCTTGGTGCGCAGGTAGGACGAGTTCTCGGCGTTGGGCGTGGACTGCAGGGGGACCCGCTCCACCATCTCCAGCCCGAACCCGTCGAGGCCGCCGTACTTGGCCGGGTTGTTGGTCATGTAGCGCATGGTGGTGATGCCGAGGTCGACCAGGATCTGGGCGCCGATGCCGTACTCCCGGCTGTCGACGGGCAGCCCGAGCTCCAGGTTGGCGTCCACCGTGTCGTGCCCCTGCTCCTGGAGCCGGTAGGCGCGCAGCTTGTGGGCCAGGCCGATGCCGCGCCCCTCGTGGCCCCGCAGGTACACCACGACGCCGAGGCCCTCCTCGGCGACCCGCCTCACCGCCGCCTCCAGCTGCCACCCGCAGTCGCAGCGCATCGACCCGAACACGTCGCCGGTGAGGCACTCGCTGTGCACCCGCACGAGCACGTTCTGCTCGCCCTGCACCGCCCCCCGGACCAGGGCCAGGTGCTGGTCGCCGTTGAGGACGGACTCGTAGGCGTAGCAGACGAAGTCCCCGTAGGGCGTGGGCAGGCGCGCCTCCGACAGCCGCTTCACCAGCTTGTCCTTCTGGCGCCGGTAGCGGATCAGGTCGGCGATGGAGATCAGCAGCAGACCGTGGTCGGCGGCGAACTCCTCCAGGTCGGGGAGGCGGGCCATCTCGCCGTCGTCGCGCACGATCTCGCACAGCACCCCGGCGGGCCGCAGCCCGGCCAGGCGGGCCAGGTCGACGGCCGCCTCGGTGTGCCCGGCCCGCTTCAGCACGCCCCCCGTGCGGTAGCGCAGGGGGAAGATGTGGCCGGGCTTGGCCAGGTCGGCGGGCGACGTCGCCGGGTCGATGAGGGCGCGGATGGTGGCGGCCCGGTCGGCCGCCGAGATCCCTGTGCTCGTGCCCGGCCGGTAGTCGACGCTCACCGTGAAGGCGGTGCGCTGCGACTCGGTGTTGTCGAGGACCATGAGGGGAAGTCCGAGCTGGTCCAGGCGCTCGCCCAGCATGGGCATGCAGATGACGCCCGAGGTGTGCTTGACGAAGAACCCGATCTTCTCGGCCGTGGCGTGCTCGGCGGCCAGGATGAGGTCGCCCTCGTTCTCGCGGTCCTTGTCGTCCACGACGACGACCATGTCGCCCCGCGCCACGGCGGCGATCGCCTTCTCGATGTCAGCGAAGGGCACGGCCTACCTGCGTCCTTCCAGCAGCTTCTCGACGTACTTGGCCATCAGGTCCACCTCGAGGTTGACCGGGGCCCCCCGGCCCTTCCGCCCCAAGGTGGTGACGGAGGCGGTGTGGGGGACGACGGCCACGGTGAACCGGTCGGCGCCCACGTCGACCACCGTGAGGCTACAGCCGTCCACCGCGATGGGGCCCTTCCTCACGACGTAACGGGCCAGCTCAGCCGGCATGCGCACCTCCAGCTCGGGGGCGGGCCGCACGATCTCGCCGACGGCGTCCACGTGGCCCTGCACGAGGTGGCCGCCCAGGCGGGTCGTGGGGGTGACCGACCGCTCCAGGTTCACACCGTCGCCCGGCGCCAGCGATCCGAGGTCGGTCCGTCTCAGCGTCTCGTCCACCACGTCCACGCCGTACCAACCGTCGCCGATCTCGGCCACGGTGAGGCAGCACCCGTTGTGCGCCACCGAGTCGCCGACGGCCAGGTCACCGAGGACGACGGAGGCGTCGAACCGGAACCGCGGCCCGTCGCGCTGGCGGAGGCGGCCCATCTCCTCGACTATCCCCGTGAACATGGGCGCTCCTGTCGGGGGGCGAGGTCGACTCGGAGGTCCTCGCCCAACCGGGTGACGCCGGTGACCGCGCCCCGCCACACGTCGGCCATGGTCGCCGCCCCCGGCCCGGCGAACATGGGGCGGGCGTCGTCGCCGCCGAACAGCACGGGGGCCAGGTAGAAGACGTAGCGGTCGACGAGGCCGGCGGCGTGGAAGGCGTGCGCCACCCTCGCACCGCCCTCGACCAGCAGCTGCACGACTCCTCGCCGCCCGAGGTCGTCGAGCACGTCGCCTAGGTCGCCGGACACCTCCAGCGCGGGGTGGACGGCGGCGCCCTCCGGGGCCCGGCCCAGCACGACGCGCATGGGGTCGCGACCGTCGACCCGCCGCACGGTGAGGGCGGGGTCGTCGGCCCGCACGGTCGCGGCGCCCACGAGCACGGCGTCGCTCTCGGCCCGCAGGCGGTGGGCGTCGTCGCGGGCGGCGTCGCCGGTGATCCACCGGCTGGTGCCGTCGGGCGCGCCGATGCGGCCGTCGAGCCCGGCGGCCAGCTTGAGCACGACCCACGGCCGGCCCGTCGCGCGGTGCTTGAGGTAGGGGGCGAGCTGGGCGGTCACCTCGGCCGCCCGCAGGCCGACCTCGACGCACACGCCGGCCCCGCGCAGGCGGGCGATGCCCCGGCCCCGCACCCGCACGTCGGGGTCCTCGATCGCCACCACCACGCGTTCGACCCCGGCCGCGATCAGGGCATCGGCGCACGGCGCCGTTCGCCCGGAGTGCGGGCACGGCTCGAGGGTGACGTAGACGGTGGCGCCCCGCGCTCCCTCACCGGCGGAGGCCAGGGCGGCCGCCTCGGCGTGGGGGCCGCCCGGCTCCGCCGTGGCGCCCTCGTAGGAGGTGGCGTCGGGGCCCACCACCACGGCTCCCACCCACGGGTTGGGATGGGCACGGGCGCGCGCCGTCCAGCCCAGGGCGATGGCCCGGTCCATGGCGGTGGCGTCGTGCACGCGACGATGATCCCCGGGGGCGGCGCGCCGTGTCGAGAACGGGGCGGCCCCGGTGCCGCCGCCGGGCACGCCGTCAGTGGGTGGTCGGCTCGTCGGCAAGAAGGGCCAGGGCGTGGGGCAGGACGTCCACCACCGCGCCCAGGCACTCCACGGCGCCGGCCGGCGAACCGGGGGTGTTGAGCACGAGGGCCCGCCCGACGGTCCCGGCCAGCCCCCGCGACAGCCGCCCCAGCGGGTTCACCAGGCGCATGGCCTCGGCCAGGCCGGGAGCGTGGCGCTCGAGGACGTCACCGGTGCCCTCGGGGGTCTGGTCGCGGGGCCCGAAGCCGGTTCCTCCGGTGGTGACGACCAGGCCGGTGAAGCTGCGCGTCATCTGGCGGAGCGCATGGGCGACGTGGTCGGCCCCGTCGGCCACCACCCGCCGGTCGACGACGGCGAACCCGGCGGCTTCCAGCGCCTCGACCAGGGCGGCTCCCGACCGGTCGTCGCGGGTGCCGGCGACCACGCCGTCCGACACGGTCAGGACCTTGGCGTGCAGCTCCACGGCCGCGACGCTAGATCGCGCCGCGCCGCCGCAGGCCGACGGCGAACATGCCGTCGGTCCCCGCGTCCTGGGGCAGCAGGCGGGCGCCGCGTCCGAGCGGCGCCCAGGGGGGACCGGGCGGCTCCACGGCGACCAGCTCGGGGTGCGCCGAGGCCAGCCACTGGTCGACCTCGACCGTCTCCGCCCGCGTCAGCGTGCACACGCTGTAGACGAGGAGGCCGCCGGGGCGGACGAGGGCGGCGGCGCCGTCGAGGAGCCGGCGCTGGAGGGCGGCGAGGCGGTCGACGTCCTCGGGCTGGATGCGCCACCGGGCGTCGGGGCGTCGGCGCAGGACGCCCAGCCCCGAACACGGCGCGTCCAGCAGGACCCGGTCGAACACGGCGGGCCGCAGCGGTGGGAGGGCGGCGTCGGCCACCACGACGGCCACGTTGGCCAGGCGGAGCCGGCCGACGTTCTCGGCCACCAGCCGGGCCCGCGCCGGCGAGACGTCGGCCGCCACCACCAGCGCCGGCCCCGCCGAGGCCATCGCCGTCGCCTTGCCGCCGGGCGCCGAGCACAGGTCGGCGACCTGCTCCCCCGCCGCCGCGCCCACGTACGCCGCCACCTCCTGGGAGGCGGCGTCCTGCACGTACCCGTCGGCCCGCTCGGTGACGGGCGGGGCCACGTTCATCTGCTCGAGGGCGGCCTGTGCCTCGTCCGCGCCGATGTCGGCGGCCAGCCGGAGCACCACCCAGTCGGGATAGCTGAGGCGGGTGGCCGGGTTGGGCCAGGGGGGCGCCGGTTCCCGGGCCAGCCGGCGGAGCACGGCGTTCACCAGGCCGCGTGCCCGCGCGGGCGCCACGTCCACGGTGGCCGACACCGAGGCGTGGGGCGGCGTGCCCAGGAAGGCGAGCTGGTACGCGCCCAGGCGCAGCACGGCCCGCACCTCGGGTTCGAGGGGCCGGTCCACCAGGCGGTCCACCAACCAGTCGCACGCCCGGCGCATCCGGGTGGCCCCGTAGACGAGCTCGGTGACGAAGGCCCGGTCGCGGCGGTCGAGCCCGCTGCGCTCCAGCAGCAGCGGGAGGACCAGGTTGGCGTACGCACCCTCGTCGATCCGCACCAGCGCGTCGACGGCGACCCGGCGGGCCGGGACCTTCGCCGTCACGTCCCCAGCCGGTCGCCTTCGTGCCACCGCACGCCCCGCGCCCAGTCGGCTGCTCCCATGCGGCCCCTGCCCTCGGGCTGCACCTCCAGCAGCTCCATGGGCGCCGAGCCGGTGGGGACCACGACGCCCTTTCCCGTCAGCCGGTGGGCGCAGGCCCGCAGCACCTTCAGCCGCCGCGCCCGGTGAGTCGTCCACGCCCGGCCGACGCGCACCACCCGCTCCAGCTCCTCGGCCGGGAGGGACCAGTCGAGGTGGAGCTCGTCGTTCTCCAGCTTGGCGGCGTAGGTGGGCTCGCCGGACTGCGGCTCCGGCTCCCCCAGGCCCTCGGCCAGCGCGTCGACCAGCTGGCGGGTGCCGATCTCGACCAGGCGCTCCCGCAGCTCGTCGGCCGTCTCGTCCTCGCCGATGGACACCGCCGCCCGCCGGAACACCGGGCCGGTGTCGAGGCCTTCCTCCAGACCCATCAGGCACACCCCCGTCTCGGTGTCGCCGGCCAGGATGGCCCGCTCCACGGGCGCCGCTCCCCGCCACCGCGGGAGCAGCGAGAAGTGGACGTTCACCATCGGCACCGCTTCCAGCACGTGGGGCTTGACGAGGCGCCCGAAGGCGACGACGACCCCGAGCTCGGCGCCGGTGCCGAGCACGTCGTCGACGCGGTGGCTGACGGGGAGGCCCAGCTCCTCGGCGGCCGCCTTCACCGGCGTGGCGAGCAGGGCACCGCCGCGGCCCCGCCGCTTGTCGGCCCGGGTGACCACCAGGGCGACGTCGTGGCCCGCCTCGACGAGGGCGCGCAGCGGCGGGACGGCGGCCGAAGGTGACCCCAGGAAGACGAGTCGCAGGGCGACCTACCGGGGGTCGAGGTCGAGGACGCGGTCGCGCAGGGCCTTGCGCGCCTCCTTGCTCTGCTTGGAGTCCAGGCGGGAGAGCAGGAGGTTGCCGTCCAGGTGGTCGGTCTCGTGGAGGAAGACCCGGGCGAGCATGTCGTCGGCGTCGACCTCGTACTCGTCGCCGTCGCGGTCCTGCGCCTTCAGATGGACCTGCCTGGGCCGGAGGATCGGCCACCACAGGCCCGGCACCGACAGGCACCCCTCGTCGTACGACCACTCGCCGGCGTGACCGGAGACCACCGGGTTGATGGCGACGCCGGGACCGTCGCCGATGTCCCACACGAACAGCCGCTTCTGCACACCGACCTGGTTGGCGGCCAGTCCCACGCCCGGCGCGTCGTACATGGTCTCGATCATGTCGTCGATGAGGCGGTGGAGCGCCGCGTCGACGTCGGTGACGAGGGCCGTCGGCGCGCGCAGCACCGGGTCGCCGTAGACGCGGATGGTGTGGATCGCCATTGCCGGTCAGGGTACCGCCGGGCCGCCGGGCTCGTGCCCGACCTCATTCGTTCGCAGCGGCAAGGTCTGCGGCCCCCCCCCGCCGCCGCAGGCGGCCTCTGCGGCTGCGGACACCGAGAAGGAACAGGGCGGAGGTGGCGCGAGCTCCGCTCGCCCGCCGGAGCACGACCCAACTCGACCGAATGGAGTGAGCGAAGCGAACGAATG
This genomic interval carries:
- the infC gene encoding translation initiation factor IF-3; its protein translation is MGRWRRRRGARLRVSTACPSLVPYSTKPNLEAGIRPTRSPHPTTGSPPSARVEWPPRAGVASDACPFSRKGTIPRRGCRIAAAGANETRINDRVRAREVRLVAADGTQLGIKSLPEALHIAREADLDLVEVAPMANPPVCRIMDYGKYKFDAAQRAKESRRKTSNVGIKEMKYRPKIGPGDFDTKTRQVSKFLSQGHKVKITIMFRGREMSHQELGLKILNRVAEEVGSAAKVEAAPKVDGRNMIMVLAPDKRAQAPKKAAAANGSAPPRAATGHDTPGAAAAPPPAARG
- a CDS encoding cold shock domain-containing protein translates to MTEWGRVADYDDHKGWGHIATGDGRLLFFHCTAIADGTRTVPVGADVEYEEVTDPRGKPEAANVRERGARA
- the hisG gene encoding ATP phosphoribosyltransferase produces the protein MLRLVLPKGSLESSTLKLFEEADLPVRRSSAVDYSATIDDPRIDSVRILRPQEIPRYVAEGLFDLGITGRDWIEETSSTVVSLGELHYSKATARPIRVVLAVAADSAVRTVADLPDGARVHTEYPELTGRYLEEHGVKAEVTLSYGATEAKVPDIADAVVEITETGRALKAAGLRIVDTILVSYTELIANPEACDDPAKRHAMTQILTLLQGTLEARGKVLVKLNVGVDQLDGVIELLPAMRAPTVSQLFGGAGYAVETVVPKSEINILIPALRDSGATDIIELPLSKIVH
- the ribH gene encoding 6,7-dimethyl-8-ribityllumazine synthase, with translation MTTIRGQLRGDGLRVAVVCSRFNDLVTERLLAGARDGLVRHGVDGGSITVAEVPGAFELPLVAARLASSGEYDAVVCVGAVIRGATPHFDLVAGQCAAGLQRAQLDTGVPVIFGVLTTDTVEQALDRAGGKAGNKGFDAAVAAVEMVDVVRQLPKPPAGGAG
- a CDS encoding bifunctional 3,4-dihydroxy-2-butanone-4-phosphate synthase/GTP cyclohydrolase II; translated protein: MPFADIEKAIAAVARGDMVVVVDDKDRENEGDLILAAEHATAEKIGFFVKHTSGVICMPMLGERLDQLGLPLMVLDNTESQRTAFTVSVDYRPGTSTGISAADRAATIRALIDPATSPADLAKPGHIFPLRYRTGGVLKRAGHTEAAVDLARLAGLRPAGVLCEIVRDDGEMARLPDLEEFAADHGLLLISIADLIRYRRQKDKLVKRLSEARLPTPYGDFVCYAYESVLNGDQHLALVRGAVQGEQNVLVRVHSECLTGDVFGSMRCDCGWQLEAAVRRVAEEGLGVVVYLRGHEGRGIGLAHKLRAYRLQEQGHDTVDANLELGLPVDSREYGIGAQILVDLGITTMRYMTNNPAKYGGLDGFGLEMVERVPLQSTPNAENSSYLRTKRDRLGHHLEGLDDDD
- a CDS encoding riboflavin synthase codes for the protein MFTGIVEEMGRLRQRDGPRFRFDASVVLGDLAVGDSVAHNGCCLTVAEIGDGWYGVDVVDETLRRTDLGSLAPGDGVNLERSVTPTTRLGGHLVQGHVDAVGEIVRPAPELEVRMPAELARYVVRKGPIAVDGCSLTVVDVGADRFTVAVVPHTASVTTLGRKGRGAPVNLEVDLMAKYVEKLLEGRR
- the ribD gene encoding bifunctional diaminohydroxyphosphoribosylaminopyrimidine deaminase/5-amino-6-(5-phosphoribosylamino)uracil reductase RibD; amino-acid sequence: MHDATAMDRAIALGWTARARAHPNPWVGAVVVGPDATSYEGATAEPGGPHAEAAALASAGEGARGATVYVTLEPCPHSGRTAPCADALIAAGVERVVVAIEDPDVRVRGRGIARLRGAGVCVEVGLRAAEVTAQLAPYLKHRATGRPWVVLKLAAGLDGRIGAPDGTSRWITGDAARDDAHRLRAESDAVLVGAATVRADDPALTVRRVDGRDPMRVVLGRAPEGAAVHPALEVSGDLGDVLDDLGRRGVVQLLVEGGARVAHAFHAAGLVDRYVFYLAPVLFGGDDARPMFAGPGAATMADVWRGAVTGVTRLGEDLRVDLAPRQERPCSRG
- a CDS encoding MogA/MoaB family molybdenum cofactor biosynthesis protein; the encoded protein is MELHAKVLTVSDGVVAGTRDDRSGAALVEALEAAGFAVVDRRVVADGADHVAHALRQMTRSFTGLVVTTGGTGFGPRDQTPEGTGDVLERHAPGLAEAMRLVNPLGRLSRGLAGTVGRALVLNTPGSPAGAVECLGAVVDVLPHALALLADEPTTH
- a CDS encoding transcription antitermination factor NusB, translating into MTAKVPARRVAVDALVRIDEGAYANLVLPLLLERSGLDRRDRAFVTELVYGATRMRRACDWLVDRLVDRPLEPEVRAVLRLGAYQLAFLGTPPHASVSATVDVAPARARGLVNAVLRRLAREPAPPWPNPATRLSYPDWVVLRLAADIGADEAQAALEQMNVAPPVTERADGYVQDAASQEVAAYVGAAAGEQVADLCSAPGGKATAMASAGPALVVAADVSPARARLVAENVGRLRLANVAVVVADAALPPLRPAVFDRVLLDAPCSGLGVLRRRPDARWRIQPEDVDRLAALQRRLLDGAAALVRPGGLLVYSVCTLTRAETVEVDQWLASAHPELVAVEPPGPPWAPLGRGARLLPQDAGTDGMFAVGLRRRGAI
- a CDS encoding methionyl-tRNA formyltransferase; its protein translation is MRLVFLGSPSAAVPPLRALVEAGHDVALVVTRADKRRGRGGALLATPVKAAAEELGLPVSHRVDDVLGTGAELGVVVAFGRLVKPHVLEAVPMVNVHFSLLPRWRGAAPVERAILAGDTETGVCLMGLEEGLDTGPVFRRAAVSIGEDETADELRERLVEIGTRQLVDALAEGLGEPEPQSGEPTYAAKLENDELHLDWSLPAEELERVVRVGRAWTTHRARRLKVLRACAHRLTGKGVVVPTGSAPMELLEVQPEGRGRMGAADWARGVRWHEGDRLGT
- the def gene encoding peptide deformylase; translation: MAIHTIRVYGDPVLRAPTALVTDVDAALHRLIDDMIETMYDAPGVGLAANQVGVQKRLFVWDIGDGPGVAINPVVSGHAGEWSYDEGCLSVPGLWWPILRPRQVHLKAQDRDGDEYEVDADDMLARVFLHETDHLDGNLLLSRLDSKQSKEARKALRDRVLDLDPR